The genomic DNA GCCTTTGCCTTTTTCGAGCATTTTCATGTTCCTGGCTATTATCTCCGTAGCGTATCTTTTGGCGCCTTCTTTTGTTTCGTAGGTCCTGTTCTGTATCTTTCCCTCAACCAGCACCAGCTGCCCTTTTGACAGATAACTTCCGCAGACTTCAGCCAGCTTTCCCCAGGCCACTATGTCAAAAAGATCGCTCTCTTTTTTGCCCGAAGCTCCGGACAGCCTTTCCACCGACAGCACAAACCGGCACATCGGCAAGCCGTCAAGCGTGGAGCGGGTTTCGGTTTCTGCTGCAAGGCGCCCTACAAGGATTATCCTATTGAGGTTTGCCAATTAACATCTCCGGGTTGATCTCAACTTTTTCTTCCGAAGGTTTTTCCTGGACCGGCTGTGGCACTTCTTTTGCTTTTACAAGCAGGTGCCTCATGAGATCTTCCGTCACA from Candidatus Margulisiibacteriota bacterium includes the following:
- the ssb gene encoding single-stranded DNA-binding protein; amino-acid sequence: MANLNRIILVGRLAAETETRSTLDGLPMCRFVLSVERLSGASGKKESDLFDIVAWGKLAEVCGSYLSKGQLVLVEGKIQNRTYETKEGAKRYATEIIARNMKMLEKGKGRTGAAAPATAMSEPDDDLIDDDLPF